The DNA sequence GGCACCCACGTTGACCCCGGCGCCTGTCAGGCTGCGCAGGCCGAAGCCGAACAGCCCGGCCATCAGCTGCTGCGCCGGCGCCTGCGGGCCCAGGATCCAGGCCGACAGGCGCGCGACCACCTGGCCGCCGACGGCGACGACGAACATCACCAGGGCGCCGACCACGCTGGCCAGCAGCCCCACGACCAGCATCAGCAGCACCACCTCGAGCAACCGGCGCCGCGCGATCGCGAACAGCCGGCTCACGCATTGCAGGGTGTCGGCCCCCTCCCAGACCGCCGGCGCGGCCAGCGGCACCACCACGGTAGGCAGGACCAGCAGGGCCAGCCCGGCGATCACCACCGCCACCGGCAGCACCACGGTGTAGGCCGCCGGCCCCAGCACGGGCGCCTTGCAGACCACCAGCACCAGCGCCAGCAGCAGCGCCCCGGCCGCGTAGGCGATCGCGATCAGCAGCAACGCCCCGAGCAGGCGGTGCGCGGTGCGCAACGCGGTGGCGAGCGCATCCACGATGCCACGCCGCGGTTGCCCACGCGCGTCGTCCATGACCATCAGGCCGGCCGCATTGCCGCCATAGAACGCGACGAGGAAGGCCAGCACGCCGTACAGCACCATCGTCGCGCCCTGTCCGCGGGCCACCGCCTGCGCCAGCATCGCCAGCAGCAGCCCGGCCGCGGCGAAGGTGCCCAGCAGCACCGCCAGCGCCGGCAGGTGGCGTACCCCGTCGACGCACGCCAGCACGGCGCGCAGGGATCGGAGCGGGTCACGTGGGGGGATGGAAGTCATGGGAGACCAGGTGCACCGCGGCCCGTTCCAGGGCCGGCGGTGCAGGCAGGAACGTCAGCGCAACTGGTTCTGCTGCTCGCGTCGCCGCTCGGCTTCCAGGAACTCGACGCAGCGCGGATGCCTGGCCTTGACCGGATCCTGGCATTCGTTCTTCAGGCAGTTCAGCAGGGCCAGGAACACCCGTCCGCCGCACACCTCCGCCGGGACGGCGGCCTGGGCCGGCCGGGCCGCCGGCGCCGGTGCCGGGGCGGGTGCAGCAGATGCCGCGGCCGCCTTGCGGCTCGCTTCGGCGCGCGCGGCGGCTTCCGCGCGGGCACGCGCTTCGGCCTCGGCCTTCTCCTTGGCCGCCCGGGCCCGCGCCTCGGCGCGCGCCTTGGCCCGTGCCGCCTCCTCGGCCCGGCGCGCCGCCTCGTCTTGGACCGACGGCACCACGGGCGGGGTCTCGGCGACCGCGGGCGCCGCGTCCTCCACCGCAGGGGCGGCCTCGACCGGCGCCGCCGGCGGCTCCGACGACGGCTCGGGAAGGGCCGCGAGCGGTTCCGAGGCCGGCGCTTCCAACGCGACCGGCGGCTCGGCCGGCGCCGTGGGCGCGACGGGCTCGGGCGGCGCGGCCGGTGCCGGCGCCGCCTCGGCCTGGCGGTCGCCCCCCGCGGGCTGCGACATCCACCAGGCGCCGCCGCCGACCAGCACGGCCAGCACCACCAGGGCACCCACGATCAACGGGGACTTGCGCCGGCCCGCAGGCGGCTCGTCCATGAAGCTGGGCGCCGCGGGCGGTTCGGCAGGCGGCGGCGGGGCACTGGGCGGCTCGACCGGCGGCAGCACCGACAGCGGATCGAGCGAAGCGTCGGGTGCGGGCGCGGGTGCAGGCGGCACCGGTGCGGCCGGCGAGGACGCCGGGACCACGACGGTGGCATCGGGCGCAGCAGACGGGGCGGGCGTCGCCGGCGCCGGGGGCGCCACGCTGGCCAGCGAGGTCCCGCAGCCCCGGCAGAACTTCGCGGTGTCCCGGTTGTCGGTTCCGCATTTCGGGCAGGTCTTGCTCATCTCGTCCTCCAGCATCCCGCGTCACCCGGGTGCCTCCTGCACGGCAGGCACGCCGCGCACCCCTTCTGGCGCGGGCGATGATAACGAGCCGTTTCCCGATCACCAATCGCCGCTTCAGGGTTTACACGGAGAAAAACTCCCCTTCGACCTGATTTACCGCATCCAAACAACAATTTTTCACAAAAGGGGCCCACACGCCCCCCGGCTGCCCACATAATGGCCCTTCGAATGTCTGGAAGCGGCGCCTCGATCTGAGTGGTTCATGAGGGTGGTAGCTCCAACTGACTGTGACGTGTATTTGAAAGGGGCTCTCTCATGGGCAACAAGCTTTACGTGGGCAATCTGGCCTACAGCATCCGCGACGAAGAACTGAACGAGGCCTTCTCGCAATTCGGCAACGTGACCTCCGCCAAGGTCATGATGGACCGCGACACCGGCCGCTCCAAGGGTTTCGGCTTCGTCGAAATGGGTTCGGATGCCGAGGCGCAATCCGCGATCAACGGCATGAACGGCCACCCGCTGGCCGGCCGCGCCATCGTGGTCAACGAAGCGCGCCCGCGTGAAGAGCGCCCGGGCGGTTTCGGCGGTCCGCGCGGCGGTGGCGGCTTCGGCGGCCGTCGTGAAGGCGGCTTCGGCGGCGGCGGCCGCGGCGGCTACGGCGGTGCCGGTGGCGGCGGCCGTGGCGGTTTCGGTGGCGGCCGCGGCGGCTACTGATCGATGATCCCGGGTGGCGGCGCAGCCGCGACCCCTGCGACGAAAGCGGCGAGGCTCCGGCCCGCCGCTTTTTTCATTTCCAGCCGGCGGCGCTTTCAGAATTTCTGCGGCCGCAACACCTGCACGTCGGTGAAAAACAGCGTCACGCCGTAATGCGGCGCGTACGTGGCGAGCACATGCTCGGCAATGCGGTCGGCCACGCCCGCCTCGCAGATCACCTTCATCTCGATCGTGCGGTCGGCCTCCCAGGCGCCCTCGCGCACGCCGGACGTGCCCTCGCCGCGCACGTCGTAGACCGTGTAGCCTTGCGCGCCCAGTCGCTTGACGTCCTGCACCAGGCGCTTTTCGAGCACCGCCTCGGTGATGATCACCAGCAGCTGTCGCGGATGTTTGGTCAGCGCCATCGCGTGCCTCTTTCTCTCAGCTCAGGGCCGTTGCCAGCCGGATGTACAGCGGGATGCCGAACACGATGTTGAACGGGAAGGTGATGCCCAGCGCCGCGGTGATGGACAGCGCGGCATTGGCCTCGGGCACCGCGATGCGCATCGCGGTCGGCGCGGCAATGTAGCTCGCGCTGGCCGCCAGCGCCGCCATCACCGCCACGCCCCCGGTCGACAGCCCCATCGCGAGGCCGACCAGCGCGCCGACCGTGGCCAGCACCGGCGGCACCAGCAGGCCCACGCCGATCACGACCAGCCCGAAGCGCCGCACCTCCGCCAGGCGCGCGCCGGCGACCAGCCCCAGCTCGAGCAGGAACAGCGCCAGCACGCCCTTGAACGGCGCGACGAACACCGCCTCGATCGGCTGCGTGCCCTCCACGCCCGCGACCAGCCCGATCAGCAGGCCGCCTAGCAACAGCAGCACGCTCTTGCCGAACAGCACCTCGTGCAGCAGCGCACCCCAGCGCACGTCCTTCAGCTGCGACAGGCGCGCGAGCAGGATGCCGGCCACCACGCCCGGCGCCTCCATCACCGCGACCCACAGCGGCGCGTGCGTCTCGTAGGCGATGCCCTGGCGGGTCAGCGCCGCGGTGGTCACCGCGAAGGTCACCACGCTCACCGAGCCGTAATGCGCCGCGACCGAGGCGCTGTCCGCCCCCGAGAGCTTCAGCGCGCGCAGCACCGGGTACAGCGCGAACGGGATCGTGAAGCTCAGCAGCATGGTGCCCGCCACCTGCGGGGCCAGGGTCAGCAGCGGCTGCTTGGAAAGTTCGATGCCGCCCTTCAGGCCGATGGCCAGCAGCAGGTAGATCGACAGCGTCTCGTACAGGGCCTCGGGCAGCCGCAGGTCGGACTTGACCAGACGCGCGAACACGCCCAGCAGGAAAAAGAACACGACGACATCGATCATGGGCCGCCATGGTGCCATGCCCCGTGCGGCCGGAGGGCGGCAGGGCTTATCCGGGCCGGGTCATCTCCAGCGGGTCGATCCAGCGGTCGTAGTCCTCCGCGCTGACGTGGCCCGAGGCCAGCGCCGCCTCGCGCAGCGTCAGGCCTTCCCGGTGCGCCTTCTTGGCGATCTGCGCGGCGCGGTCGTAGCCGATGTGGCGGTTCAGCGCCGTCACCAGCATCAGGTTGCGCTCCAGGTGTTCGTCGATCACCGCCTCGTTGGGCTCGATGCCCTGCGCGCAGTGGCGGTCGAACGCGCTGCACGCATCGCCCAGCAGCTCGATGCTCTCCAGCACGTTGTGCACCATCACCGGCTTGTAGACGTTGAGCTGGAAGTTGCCCTGCGTGCCGGCGAAGGCCACCGCGGCGTCGTTGCCGAACACCTGCACGCACACCATCGTCAGCGCCTCGCACTGCGTCGGGTTGACCTTGCCCGGCATGATCGAGGAGCCCGGCTCGTTCTCCGGGATGCGCAGCTCGCCGATGCCGCAGCGCGGGCCGCTGGCCAGCCAGCGGATGTCGTTGGCCATCTTCATCAGCCCGCCGGCCAGCGTGCGCAGCGCCGCCGAGCACTGCACCAGCGCGTCGTGTGCCGACAGCGCGAAGAACTTGTCCGGCGCCGAGACGAACGGATGCCCGGTCAGGTCGCCCAGCTTCTGCGCGACCAGGTCGCCGAACTGCGGGTGCGCGTTCAACCCCGTGCCGACCGCGGTGCCGCCGATCGCCAGCTCGTGCAGCGCCGGCAGGCTCGCGCGCACCGCGTTGAGGCCGAAGTCGATCTGCGACACCCAGGCGCCGATCTCCTGCCCCAGCGTGATCGGCGTGGCGTCCTGCAGGTGGGTGCGCCCGGTCTTGACCAGGTGCTCGTAGGTGCGCGCCTTGCCGGCCAGCGTGTTGCGCAGTGCCGTGACGGCCGGGAACAGGTGCCCGTGCAGCTGCTCGACCACCGCCACGTGCATCGCGGTCGGGAAGGTGTCGTTGGAGGACTGCCCGCGGTTGACGTGATCGTTCGGGTGCACCGGCTGCTTGCTGCCCAGCACGCCGCCGGCCAGCTCGATCGCGCGGTTGGCGATCACCTCGTTGGCGTTCATGTTGGACTGCGTGCCCGAGCCGGTCTGGAACACCACCAGCGGGAAATGGTCGTCCAGCCGGCCGTCGATCACCTCGTCGGCTGCCAGCTCGATCAGCCGGGCGATCTCCGAAGGCAGCTCACCCAGCTCGGCGTTGGCCTGCGCCGCGGCCTTCTTCAGCAGCCCCAGCGCGCGGATGACGGGCCGCTGCCAGCGGAAGCGCTGCACGCCGATCGGGAAGTGGTGCAGGGAGCGCTGCGTCTGCGCCCCCCAGTAGCGATCGCCGGGGACTTCGATCGCGCCCATCGTGTCGGTCTCGGTGCGGGTGACGAGGTGCATGGCCGCCCTCCTTTCGCGGGGACGGACAACCTTAGCGCCGATGGCCTGGCCGCGCCATCGGGGGCGGCGGTTTCTCCCCATCCTCAACATGCTGTCGCGCAACGACACAACTTGCTACGGGCTCGACGCCCTCCAGCCGCGGCCCGCCTGCTTAGGATGCGGCCGCCCACAAGAAGAAGCGTTTCAGGGAGGCCCCGATGATCCACACCACCGTGCCGCTGGCCGACGCGGTCGGCAAGCACATCAGCCACTTCTGCCCGTTCGAGCTGGGCACACAGGATGATCTGAACCACTGTGCTCATCTCGTGAGCCACCTAATGGGCTATGAATTCGGTAGTACGTGCAAGAACCGCACATGGGCCGAAAAGCAACGCCCGGAAGGCGCGACCATCCGCGTCAATGAGATCTTCAATCAGTGTTTGGACCGAGGTGCATGGGCAGACCGGCCCGCCCACCTTTCCTCCTGCCTGATCTTCGTCACGCACAAGAGCAACATGGACCGACCCGGTCACCTGCTGAGGATGAAAGACGGTTCCAAAAAGCACATCGGCATTTATGTCGCCGGTACGGTCTGGCACTACAGCAACAGCGCGGACAAGGTAGTGCAGGACACGGAGATGGGGTTCATGCGCACGTTCGAGCGTGCCTACCATCTGCCGGGTGAAACCGTCACGTTCTACTATGGAGCGTTCCTATGATGCGCAAAGCGCTCTCCGCACTCCTGTTGAGCTGTTGCTCGGCCGCCTGGAGCCAGGCCATCACGGATCCGATGACGGGAGCCCCGATCGTCATCGACCCGACCATCCCGCCGAAAGGGACGCAGCTCGTGCAGCTGTTCCTGCTCCACGCTGCCGCCTCCCTGCAGGGAAGCCACTGCATGGGTACCGAGGAGGAGCGCCGCCGGCTCACGCTGGGAGACCGTCTCGCCGTGGTGCTGGGCGAGGCACTCCTGCGCAACGAGACCCAAAAGGGCCTCCTGCATGGACGGTGCTTGGCGGACAAGTCCGACGCCATCCCGGGTCGGGTGATCGACACCTGGCAATGCGAGCTGCGCACCGAACTGGTCGACGCGCAGGGCGAATTCATCGCGGACGCCTCGGTCAGCGCCCATTTCACCCGGGACACCTGGAGCTTCGTTCCCGGCAGCGTGGGGTGCCTCTGACCCCTGAACCGTGCAGCGCGCCCTCCCCGGGGCCGGCAGGCGCGCCGTTCAATGCGCGCGTTGCAGGTCCTGGCCCGGACCGTCGCCGGACGCCGAGGGGGCCTCGTCCGCCCCCGACCCCGGGGCTTTCGCGGCGCCCTCGCGCCACGCCGCCCCGCCATCGCAGAACGGTTCGTCGGGTGGCGGGCGCGGCACCGCGCGACCCGCCAGCATCGCGTGCACCCGACCGCGCTGCTCGTCCTGGTGGCGGAACAGCTGCACCAGCAGGCGGTCCAGCCGCTCGGCACGGGGCCCGCGCTCGCGCGGCACCGTCACCGGCAGGCGCAGCTGCGACGCGTCCAGGTGCCGGCACAGCGTGATCAGGCGTGCGTCGCAATCGGCCAGCGCGGCAGCCAGCTCGGTGCAGGTGCCGCAGGGCTCGGCCGGGTCGAAGAACCCGCGCCAGCGCTCGTTCGGCGCGCGGCCCTGGCAGGCGCGCTCCATCGCGTCGAGGTAATGCCGCTCAACCGCCAGCAGGCGGTTGAGCATCGCGCGCAGCGACGGGAACGCGCCCGCGCGCCGTTCGGTGAACGCCAGCGGGTCGAGCTGCGCGCAGGCGTACAGCAGGCGGTAGTTGGCCCGGCGGTTGTCCAGCGCGCGGGCCAGGAAGTGATGCGGCAGGTCCATCTTGCGGCGCATCCGGTGCAAACGGCCATTGTCGGCCGCAAGGACCGCGAGCGGTCGAAACGATCCGCAGCGTTTTGTGACCAGGCGCACCAGCGCGGTGCCCGGCCGCCCTATTCGCCGCGCCGCTTTTTGCGGGCCCGCCCGGCCAGCAGGCGGTCGAACAACGGGTCGGGCAGCACGCGCAGCAGCTTGGCCACCACGCCCATCTGCCAGGGGATCACCCGGTAGCTGACGCCCGCCTCGATGGTGCGGAAGGCCTTGTCGGCGAACGCTTCGGCACTCATCAGGAAGGGCATCGCATAGCGGTTCTCGCGCGTCAGCGGCGTGTCGATGTAGCCGGGCGCGATGGTCACCACCTGCACGCCGTACGGGCGCAGTTCGCCGCGCAGGCTTTCGCAGTAGTTCACCACCGCGGCCTTGCTGGCGCAGTAGGCGCCGTGGCCCGGCAGGCCGCGGATCGCCGCGACGCTCGCGATGCCCACCAACGTGCCGCGGCGGCGCTCGCGCATGCCCTTGACGAAGGGATGGAAGGTCGCTGCCATGCCGAGGTTGTTGGTCTCGAAGGTGGCGCGGATCACCTCCAGGTCCTCGTACTCGGCGGTGTCGACGCCGACGCTGATGCCGGCATTGGCGATCACCACGTCCGGCAGCCCCTGCTGCGCCAGGCAGGCGCGCCCGGCCGCGACGATGCCGTCGACATCGCGCACGTCGGCGGCGTAGACGGCAAAGCGCTGCGCGTCCCAGCCCTGGGCGCGCGCCCAGGCCTCGGTCTCGGCCGCGCGCCGGGCCACCAGCGCGAGCCGGTAGCCGGCGCGGTGGTAGCGCGCCACCAGCGCCTGGCCGATGCCGCTGGAAGCACCGGTGATGTAGGCCAGCGGCGCGCTCATCCGTTGCGTCCCCCGCGCGGGCGCGCAGGCAGCACGCCGCGCACCTGGCCCTTGAGTTCCAGCACCTGCTTGCCGTGGTCGTAGCGCAGCGAGGCCGCGCGCACTTCCATGCCGCCACGGCGCAGCACCACCGGCTGGTCCGATTCCACGCGCT is a window from the Caldimonas thermodepolymerans genome containing:
- a CDS encoding zinc ribbon domain-containing protein, producing the protein MTSIPPRDPLRSLRAVLACVDGVRHLPALAVLLGTFAAAGLLLAMLAQAVARGQGATMVLYGVLAFLVAFYGGNAAGLMVMDDARGQPRRGIVDALATALRTAHRLLGALLLIAIAYAAGALLLALVLVVCKAPVLGPAAYTVVLPVAVVIAGLALLVLPTVVVPLAAPAVWEGADTLQCVSRLFAIARRRLLEVVLLMLVVGLLASVVGALVMFVVAVGGQVVARLSAWILGPQAPAQQLMAGLFGFGLRSLTGAGVNVGASAYAAAGVIGGGVVAVVGSVLPGLVYLRGACEVYLAHADAEDEAASGHDPARPGGAAAGTKAAGAAAGAARSRGILATVAPEASALETTITMARSPLASTTEVDVPLDLVATVACCPACQHAVQPGDHYCGTCGAPLDGDRPEAAPR
- the fumC gene encoding class II fumarate hydratase is translated as MHLVTRTETDTMGAIEVPGDRYWGAQTQRSLHHFPIGVQRFRWQRPVIRALGLLKKAAAQANAELGELPSEIARLIELAADEVIDGRLDDHFPLVVFQTGSGTQSNMNANEVIANRAIELAGGVLGSKQPVHPNDHVNRGQSSNDTFPTAMHVAVVEQLHGHLFPAVTALRNTLAGKARTYEHLVKTGRTHLQDATPITLGQEIGAWVSQIDFGLNAVRASLPALHELAIGGTAVGTGLNAHPQFGDLVAQKLGDLTGHPFVSAPDKFFALSAHDALVQCSAALRTLAGGLMKMANDIRWLASGPRCGIGELRIPENEPGSSIMPGKVNPTQCEALTMVCVQVFGNDAAVAFAGTQGNFQLNVYKPVMVHNVLESIELLGDACSAFDRHCAQGIEPNEAVIDEHLERNLMLVTALNRHIGYDRAAQIAKKAHREGLTLREAALASGHVSAEDYDRWIDPLEMTRPG
- a CDS encoding sodium-dependent bicarbonate transport family permease encodes the protein MIDVVVFFFLLGVFARLVKSDLRLPEALYETLSIYLLLAIGLKGGIELSKQPLLTLAPQVAGTMLLSFTIPFALYPVLRALKLSGADSASVAAHYGSVSVVTFAVTTAALTRQGIAYETHAPLWVAVMEAPGVVAGILLARLSQLKDVRWGALLHEVLFGKSVLLLLGGLLIGLVAGVEGTQPIEAVFVAPFKGVLALFLLELGLVAGARLAEVRRFGLVVIGVGLLVPPVLATVGALVGLAMGLSTGGVAVMAALAASASYIAAPTAMRIAVPEANAALSITAALGITFPFNIVFGIPLYIRLATALS
- a CDS encoding P-II family nitrogen regulator; protein product: MALTKHPRQLLVIITEAVLEKRLVQDVKRLGAQGYTVYDVRGEGTSGVREGAWEADRTIEMKVICEAGVADRIAEHVLATYAPHYGVTLFFTDVQVLRPQKF
- a CDS encoding zinc ribbon domain-containing protein, yielding MSKTCPKCGTDNRDTAKFCRGCGTSLASVAPPAPATPAPSAAPDATVVVPASSPAAPVPPAPAPAPDASLDPLSVLPPVEPPSAPPPPAEPPAAPSFMDEPPAGRRKSPLIVGALVVLAVLVGGGAWWMSQPAGGDRQAEAAPAPAAPPEPVAPTAPAEPPVALEAPASEPLAALPEPSSEPPAAPVEAAPAVEDAAPAVAETPPVVPSVQDEAARRAEEAARAKARAEARARAAKEKAEAEARARAEAAARAEASRKAAAASAAPAPAPAPAARPAQAAVPAEVCGGRVFLALLNCLKNECQDPVKARHPRCVEFLEAERRREQQNQLR
- a CDS encoding DinB family protein; its protein translation is MDLPHHFLARALDNRRANYRLLYACAQLDPLAFTERRAGAFPSLRAMLNRLLAVERHYLDAMERACQGRAPNERWRGFFDPAEPCGTCTELAAALADCDARLITLCRHLDASQLRLPVTVPRERGPRAERLDRLLVQLFRHQDEQRGRVHAMLAGRAVPRPPPDEPFCDGGAAWREGAAKAPGSGADEAPSASGDGPGQDLQRAH
- a CDS encoding SDR family oxidoreductase — encoded protein: MSAPLAYITGASSGIGQALVARYHRAGYRLALVARRAAETEAWARAQGWDAQRFAVYAADVRDVDGIVAAGRACLAQQGLPDVVIANAGISVGVDTAEYEDLEVIRATFETNNLGMAATFHPFVKGMRERRRGTLVGIASVAAIRGLPGHGAYCASKAAVVNYCESLRGELRPYGVQVVTIAPGYIDTPLTRENRYAMPFLMSAEAFADKAFRTIEAGVSYRVIPWQMGVVAKLLRVLPDPLFDRLLAGRARKKRRGE
- a CDS encoding RNA recognition motif domain-containing protein: MGNKLYVGNLAYSIRDEELNEAFSQFGNVTSAKVMMDRDTGRSKGFGFVEMGSDAEAQSAINGMNGHPLAGRAIVVNEARPREERPGGFGGPRGGGGFGGRREGGFGGGGRGGYGGAGGGGRGGFGGGRGGY